The genomic stretch AGCAAGGCTACCAAAGCATGCAATGCACCACtacatctaatttttatttaggtATATAtggtaaatatatatgtatattatcagtttttatattttgatttgattggtcaaatcaAGAAAGACTCGAACCAGCTTCTTGATCGGGTCAAAGCTCAATCCcaatattaaaacattataaaaaaattttaatcatataataatatgttattgttagtatataaattagttttattattgatCCACatcattttattgtattatataataatatgttcaatTAAGGGTTTTCGATTAGAGAGTCAACCTAAGTTAATCCACTCGATTCAATCTGAGTTTCAAGATGGGGTTAGTTTTAGACTCCCTAACTATAAGGGACGTCACATGATTCCTAAATATAGGATTgccataaaataacataaaaataaagagaggtAAACGTTATCAAGCCGCTTTTGCCATAAATTTTCGACAAAATCCCAATCCTACCCTCAAATCCAAAGGGCAACCAACCACCTTTCCTTTCTTCCAGAGCGGAGAGTCCAAAGCCCAACAAAAGACTTAAAAGACGATATTACCCTTTTCAACCTTGTGTTTGAACCATACATAATTTAAAGGGGGCAGATCAGCTGCGTTCAAGCTGACAGTCACACTCCTCACACCCGCACTCAGTTAGGTGTATCCGAAAAATAATCATGTCTCCTTCCTTCGTTTCTAACGGCGATTTGACTCCCGTCAAGTCCGGTGCTGTCAACGGACGTGTGGCTTCAGTCTATAGTGAAGTTCAAACTAGCCGTATCGACCACGCGCTTCCTCTTCCTTCCGTTCTCCGTAGCCCTTTCAAAATCGTCGACGGTCCCGCCAGCTCAGCTGCGGGCAATCCAGGTTATTCTCGTCATTTCGAATATTCATCGCTTTCACTAATGCGACATGTTTGTTGATGTTTATTGATGTTCTCGATTTCACAGATGAGATTAAGAAGTTGTTTCCGAATCTGTTCGGGCAACCGTCGGCAAACCTTGTGCCAAACGACGTCGATACTCTGCCGGCTAATCAGAAGTTGAAAATCGGTGTCGTTTTGTCCGGAGGCCAGGCTCCAGGCGGACACAATGTGATCTCGGGAATTTTCGGTGAGGATCTGTATGAAGCTATAGTGTTGTGTTGGAGACCCCACTTCTAATCAATAGAAGATAAgagagtgatatataagtgtgtggattggACTTTAACATAACCCAATTGGTTTTGAGTAATatggtttcaatcttcacacttgtaagtcTAATAAACGGCAGGCTTAATAGCCAAATGGCGAGTCTAATAGCCAAATGACAGGTCTAACAGTCAAACATctagtatataagtgtgtggattgaACTTTAAtgtaagccaattggttttgtgtaagtCCAATATATTTTTCTGATATGTTGAAACGTGATTTGCGTTAAATGCAATTTACAAGTGTGGTTTTTGTGTTTCTTTGGTAGATTATTTGCAGGATCGTGCAAAAGGTAGTGTCCTGTATGGATTTAGGGGAGGTCCGGCTGGGATCATGAAGTGCAAATACATTGAATTGACTCCGGAATATATTTATCCGTACAGAAACCAGGTATGGTTGTTCTTTTTGGCTGTGATTCATAGTTTTCAAATTGTTGGAACTTCTTCTTCTACAGGCATTAATATGCAGGTTAgattaattataatgaaaaaatttgaatcagTAGTTAGAACTGGATTGATCCAACAGTGCAAATTGTATTACAATCTGtgcaattataatttattgtttattgatgtagaaataaatgattaataacttcaattataattttataattgtaagTTCAGATagtttgttataaaaataatatgtagaAAACAGAATATACAGGTGTtggttttattgaaatcaataatttttaaaatttaaatatgtgtACACTAGTTTTGGCCAAGTAGAAGTAAATGCTCAACTTCATGTTTGGTATCTCATTCTAAGTTGTTTGTAATATTCTTTTCCAGGGTGGCTTTGACATGATTTGCAGTGGAAGAGACAAGATTGAAACTCCAGAGCAGGTGAGACTGTTAGCTTGatgattgaatgatttgatGGGTGTTGTTTTgagtgtttatttttatattgcaCCAGAGTATGATGGGCTTTATTTTCAGTTTAAACAAGCTGAAGAAACGGCTAAGAAGCTGGATTTGGATGGCCTTGTCGTTATTGGTGGTGATGACTCAAACACAAACGCTTGCCTCCTTGCTGAAAACTTTAGGTGTGCTATGAtgtttttaatctaaattttatatttagatgAAATTGTATTTGGTATAATTTCCTTTTGAATTCTACCTTTGAACACTAGCAATGGTATTTTGtgaatatataaatcattaattttggGGAGTCATTGATACGATGGTGAAAGGAGATACTTTTTACAGTATTATGTCACTTCCATGTATTTGTGTTAACCTTTAATATTGAATTAGGGGTAAAAATCTGAAAACTCGGGTGATTGGATGCCCAAAAACCATTGATGGTGACTTGAAATGCAAAGAGGTTCCCACAAGTTTTGGATTTGATACGGCATGCAGGGTGAGTATAGCTATGTGTGCAGATTTTCACTTAAACTCATATcattcatttttcaactttccagttaatcatattaaaattttagaaagattgATTAAGGTGTTGTTTTTTCTCTTGACATgcattttttctatatattatcaatttgttGAAGCAAAGGGTTCTGAGGCTTATCAATTTTGTTGATAAAGCTAAATGTTATTCCCATCAGCTATTATTACTCGAATCCTATCCttattttcatgtttctatgcattttttaaaaacatactACTGATTAGCATGGTATGAAAGTTGGTATCACGCATTATTTTATGTTTGCTGTCAAATAAGGCAACTGGATCATAGTGAACATGAAACCTTCTTTCAGTTGGCGATTGGAAATGATTGCCATTGCAGTCtctttttggtttataagtTGTAGGAATAGCAGAGTCtcaaataattgtaatatgtCCTGTTTTATACAGATATATGCTGAAATGATCGGAAATGTGATGATAGATGCACGGTCAACTGGAAAATACTATCATTGTAAGTATTTGTGACTTGATTATGACATGTTATTATACTctgttttgagtatataaaattatcattctccCTCAGTTTGACTTTCTGAGCAAGATTATGAGTAATAATTAAGATGTCTGTCTGCAGTTGTACGGCTTATGGGACGTGCTGCTTCCCATATTACTCTTGAGTGTGCACTGCAAACTCACCCAAACATTACCGTTATTGGAGAAGAGGTAATCTCATTGTGTTATTTCTCTACTTTCAAATGACTTGCCTGGCTAAGATTCCcatgttttttaataaacttCTTGCTGCTCTAGCATTAGGATATTTTATGTATCTTTATGAACAATTAGTGCAATTACGTATCTTTGGCACAATCGTGATAAGTACTATAGACTTTATCTCCCTTATCCCCAGTCACTGAAAAAATCAAGTGAAAAGCTTGTCTTGGCTGCTGTTTGAAGCAAAAGAACACATACACATTGGTATCACTTTACGTAGATGTTCCAGTTTGTGTTTCTATTGATTGAAATTGTacaacaggtccaatattttaAGAGACACTTCATAGACACAAGCACTCCACATTGctaaataatttagaaaataagaGAAAGATCTATAGTCTTAAGGATCTATTGTTCTCTTGAGTCTATCACTCATGAAATAAGCTTTTTTCACAAATCATCCTGGGATATATCTCTCTGCAGGTTGCTGCCAAGAAGCAAACACTGAAAAATGTCACAGACTACATTGTTGACATAATCTGTAAACGGGCTGTACTTGGTTACAACTATGGTGTCATACTCATTCCAGAaggtttaattgattttattccTGAGGTACTTTTCTTAATCGAATATTAAACCCATTTTTGTTTACTCCCTTTTCTGCACAGTTATGATTCTAGAAGTCAAATTATACACTCCTAATTCCTGTAATGTTCTTTTGACTTGTATTTCTGTTACACTGAATATGCAGGTGCAGCAGCTTATTGCAGAACTGAATGAAATTCTAGCCCATGATGTTGTTGATGAAAATGGGCTATGGAAAAAGAAACTCACTGGTCAGTCTGAACAACTTTTTGAGTTCTTACCTCAGGCTATTCAAGAACAATTGATGCTTGAAAGAGATCCCCATGGAAATGTCCAGGTATGTACTTTATATTTCTGTGCTTGTGTTTGATTTGTGCTGATGATTTTCCAGCTTTTTGTTTATCTTGTATCTCTTTCCTCTGGTAGGTTGCCAAGATAGAAACAGAAAAAATGTTGATTCAAATGGTTGAGACTGAGTTGGAGAAGAGGAAACAGCAAGGTGCATACAAAGGCCACTTCAAAGGGCAGTCCCACTTTTTCGGGTATTTAATATTCTTACCCTGTGAGGTCCTTTTGAGTCAAAGTTTTAATCATTACTATCATTACTAGTAGTGTTGAACTGGATCTTAAGCATTATGTTAGATGAACTGAGCCAATGGAGAGTGTTTATGTTCATGATGAGTTTCAACGTCTTCATATTTGACAATGTTATACAAATGagaaaatttgtttaaactttgCATTCCTTACATTAGTTGTAAACTTCTGTGTATTTCATATATGCAGGTATGAAGGAAGATGCGGTTTGCCAACAAACTTCGATGCTTCCTACTGTTATGCGTTGGGCTATGCTGCTGGAGCTCTCCTTCATAGCGGGAAAACTGGCTTAATATCATCAGTAAGTAGTGTTTTTAACCTCCTTTGCTTTAATCTCCTATGGTACTTGACAATAATTAACTTGGTTACCTGTTTTTGTCTGTCCTGTTGATGTATCCAGGTTGGAAATTTAAGTGCTCCAGTTGATCAATGGACTGCCAGTGGAACTGCTCTGACCGCCTTAATGGATGTGGAGAGGAGACATGGTATGTGAATCTTTCCCTTCTACACCTCATTGTCACTCTTTGTCAAGAAGAATACACTGTACCTATAATATCTGTGGAAATGTCATACTTACATGAATTTATTGTACTCTTTTAGTGCTCTTTCTGAAACTTATTTCACTTTGCAGGTAAGTTCAAGCCTGTGATCAAGAAGGCCATGGTAGAACTTGATGGTAAGAATCTTTAATAAGGACCATAATTTTTTAGCTCATGATCTCTAAGTTAGTTCTTTCTTGAACCTCTGTTCACACTTGtgtctgtatatatatatatataaaatgcatGAACTGCTACTTGTAAATGATTTTTCAGGTGCTCCGTATAAAAAATTTGCATCCTTGCGCGAGGAGTGGGCTCTCAAAAATCGCTACATTAGTCCTGGTTggtctttaatttaatattaactttTGAATATTTAGTCTCATTTTGTgctttaataaaactatatgtactaaTAATAAGTATCAATTTACCTCCTAACAATGACACAGtgttatgtgattagatgattttaaaattagaataaactaacacttaatcatatgataaaactttattattaagagtaatactatacgtactcactttgagtacataaatggatacacacttatgtgtgtcatcacatgattagatgttattttttccttagttcaaaattatccaatcatatgataacatacataaatatgtatttatttgtatattcaaaggaggcatacaaaattttattgatttagatGATATAACTACCCTCTTTTAATGGTGGATTTGATCTAAGCCAATCTGAGCCGAGCCTAGGATTAGTTAAGCTTGGATGGAATTCATAACATCTCACTTGAGTTCTAGTGTATAGTGTTTTCAAAGGATTGCTAATATGGTGAACAGTATCTTTGACAAGATAAACATTGTcattaaatgaataaatgagtCGGTCTTGATCCGAGttgttatattaaaacttttaactcaaaatcaacTCATTTGAATTGACCTATATTAGATCAGATTCACTTCTACCCTCTTTTGGCAATCATTCATGCGTAACCTAATAAGTTTGATGGATTTTTCTTCTAGGCCCTATTCAATTTGTCGGTCCAACGTCCGTTGCTGTTAATCACACACTACTCTTGGAGCTGGGTGCTCAAGTTTAAGCGTGCTGTCAAATTCGTCCTCAGACGGAACTGAAGTTCATACATCCAAAAAGAAAGCAATAACGAACTGATTGTGTTCTTTATCTCTgggttgtttttgttttattttatgttatgtgaGAATTTTAGCTTACATTTTTGGGACTTTTAGAAGAATGATGTTTTTTAGATTatcttttttaatgttattgttgTCTTGAGCCCACGAGTGGCCATCGTCCCGCGGCTACTGTGCAATGGCTAGTTTATTGAATCTTTTTCAAAGCCCATCAAAATTTGAGTAACTGACAAGAGGAACACCTGAGAGGGGTCTGTCAAGATTCAGGATTACGGATATATTGAGCCAAGTTGATTCGGATATGAATGAGTCGAATTCAAGTTTTTAAGTTTCAATTTAGTAACTCGGCTAAGTTTGAGATTTGTTGGCAGCATCATATTGGagttgtgaaattttttttctttgatgatttttGTTCTCTCTTCTTTTGGGTTATTGTTCACCACTTAAGTGGCATCTGTTGAGGATCGGTTTGGATTTGATTTTACCCCTGTTCAGGAATCATGTGTTGGCTGGTTTTGACCTCCAAAAAGGTTTAATCTTAATTGGTCTCCTTGAGCAATTGCATTGAGAGACATCAAATTTGTTCTTGTTTCAAGCAATGTGTGCATGCCGATAACGTTTAACATCTCAACAAGGGAACCAAACATTCTAGAAAGCAGATATTAAGGTGAAAAAGGGAGACAGATCAAGATAAATGACCACTCAATTGAAGATAATGTCCTTGGGGATTTGATATTTTTGCCTAGATTATGTTTGTTCTTTAACCAAATTGACAAAGCTTTGTAACATTGATTGATATTGCTTATAATAACGAAAGCTTCCTTCCACTAGAAGTAATGTGCTTGTCTACACTGCTCAGATGGTTTGGATTTGGATACAACCACAAGCACTATCACTTGACCTCTCTCACTTTTTCCTCCAACATTCTTTATCTTCGAAACAATGTCTTCGTATCCTGATTGGTCATTACCagttaacaaaataattaaacattacaATAATATTCAACCGAACATAATTGTGATAAGGTAGTATATGGTGCATATTCCATACCAAATAAACTAACCGAGTTCCAACAATTGCAAGCTATATTCTAATTCATGACagattttatattatgtttgaaCTGGGTGATCGTGTTCGATTGGTCATGCCCGACTGGAGTTTTAAAACACTACTTTGAAGTTCCTTTAATCACATGCAAGATGCAACCCATTAGTAAGCACAATTAGTAATGTTTCTTCTTGAACATATGGTAAAATAAAGAagatagattaaaaaaataagtttcgGAATGGAGGTATCATGTGCATCAGGAGATGGTTGGAGATGACAACCCGTCCAAATCCCCATATCATTGTAAGCGCACAACAATTCGGAATGTGTAGAACAACGGGTTAAGAGGAAAAATTATAAGTCTAATATCAAAAGACTCAAGTTTAACTATTCACTATTACAAATGCTTTTGAGTTCATATTAGCATCTTCTATAGAAGTAAAACCCTTGGTTGAGAGTCGCTCAAATGGTGAAACAtaattattagtttctaaattaagtcaaatttaaatactctttaatttgaattaaaattaattcaatctttcaattcaaatttaattcaaataaatttaaacctaATCACGTTGTCTCACTTATTTGATTCggatttatctttaattattattatatacacaGATACTTTCCTGGACAAACAACAAGACAATAGTACATTAAAGTACAACCAGCattggaaatttaaaattaatgttgattccaagaaattaaattttatgcaGTCACCTATCTTGTGCCATGTAACAACAAATTAGGATAAAGCTTGGAAGTAGCTCACCGCCAGCTTTCACCTCCTAATCTCTTTTTCTGTCTGTTGGTTGGTTGGTGCACAAGACCATCtatcatatgaataattaaatatataatctcaAGATTAATATGAATGGTAACgttttttttcgtttttcataTGATATTGACATGAAAAAGTGAATATTACGGAGATGGCCCGACCTTAATTGCTTGGATTGGAATAATgttttcattcaaattgaagaaatttcaatttaaataagttaagtttg from Mangifera indica cultivar Alphonso chromosome 6, CATAS_Mindica_2.1, whole genome shotgun sequence encodes the following:
- the LOC123218791 gene encoding pyrophosphate--fructose 6-phosphate 1-phosphotransferase subunit beta — its product is MSPSFVSNGDLTPVKSGAVNGRVASVYSEVQTSRIDHALPLPSVLRSPFKIVDGPASSAAGNPDEIKKLFPNLFGQPSANLVPNDVDTLPANQKLKIGVVLSGGQAPGGHNVISGIFDYLQDRAKGSVLYGFRGGPAGIMKCKYIELTPEYIYPYRNQGGFDMICSGRDKIETPEQFKQAEETAKKLDLDGLVVIGGDDSNTNACLLAENFRGKNLKTRVIGCPKTIDGDLKCKEVPTSFGFDTACRIYAEMIGNVMIDARSTGKYYHFVRLMGRAASHITLECALQTHPNITVIGEEVAAKKQTLKNVTDYIVDIICKRAVLGYNYGVILIPEGLIDFIPEVQQLIAELNEILAHDVVDENGLWKKKLTGQSEQLFEFLPQAIQEQLMLERDPHGNVQVAKIETEKMLIQMVETELEKRKQQGAYKGHFKGQSHFFGYEGRCGLPTNFDASYCYALGYAAGALLHSGKTGLISSVGNLSAPVDQWTASGTALTALMDVERRHGKFKPVIKKAMVELDGAPYKKFASLREEWALKNRYISPGPIQFVGPTSVAVNHTLLLELGAQV